The following coding sequences lie in one Musa acuminata AAA Group cultivar baxijiao chromosome BXJ1-8, Cavendish_Baxijiao_AAA, whole genome shotgun sequence genomic window:
- the LOC108953669 gene encoding protein NPGR2 isoform X1, giving the protein MKRPGPLSSLLKNTMKCLCSGEQLQVDEMVRSSESLATKECSAVRYSCQNGETEQRVDTGNIEEAESSLREGLCLNYEEARALLGRLEYQRGNVEAALRVFDGIDLASVGPKIRTAITKRIERRKFHSNWDSGPMSIHAVSLLVEAVYLKARALQDLGRFKEAAQSCNIVLDTLESALPDGSPGNITDNKLQEIVCKAVELLPELWKLAGFSHEAISSYRRALLGHWNLDADTMAKIQKEFAIFLLYGGCDASPPNLRSQMDGAFIPRNNMEEAILLLIILLRKFALKRIEWDPSIADHLTYALCVSGQLSSLAGQVEELLPGILERKEQYYTLALCYLGEDDDLTALNLLRKLLSASEDPDCVKALLLASKVCGENSFCAEEGVLFARRALANVHGCCDQIGSVANCLLGISLSAQARSSTSDSERVSRQSEALEVLEKAEKMIPGKDYRTIYNLSLANAEQRKLDAALRYAKQLLKLEAGSNEAGWILLARILSAQKRFVDAETIIDAALEQTGKWSHGELLRTKAKIQIAQGKLKNAIETYTHLLAIIQLRTKSFGVGLTSLKGDKNDRSLEIQTWHDLAKVYISMSQWRDAEVCLSKLKSISPYSALGWHATGQLHEAQGLLKEALGAYAKALNIEPAHVPSLVSTAIVLRHLGDQPSVVIRSFLTDALRLDRTNHVAWFNLGLLYKAEGARSALEAAECFQAAALLEETAPVEPFR; this is encoded by the exons ATGAAGAGACCAGGACCCTTGTCTAGTCTTTTGAAGAACACAATGAAGTGCTTGTGTTCTGGTGAACAATTACAAGTAGATGAAATGGTTCGGTCGTCTGAGTCCCTGGCCACCAAGGAGTGCTCAGCCGTACGTTATTCATGCCAAAATGGTGAGACTGAGCAGAGGGTCGACACTGGAAACATTGAAGAAGCTGAATCATCTCTTCGTGAAGGTCTCTGCTTAAATTATGAG GAAGCAAGAGCCCTGCTTGGAAGGCTAGAATATCAAAGAGGAAATGTGGAAGCTGCACTTCGTGTTTTTGATGGAATAGATCTTGCTTCGGTAGGCCCTAAGATCAGAACTGCTATTACTAAAAGAATAGAACGCCGGAAGTTTCATTCAAACTGGGATTCAGGACCAATGTCCATACATGCAGTTAGCTTACTTGTTGAAGCAGTATATCTGAAAGCAAGAGCACTGCAAGATCTTGGAAGGTTTAAag AAGCTGCTCAATCATGCAACATTGTTTTGGACACTTTAGAGTCTGCATTACCTGATGGCTCACCAGGGAATATTACTGATAATAAATTACAGGAGATAGTATGCAAGGCAGTTGAGTTGCTTCCGGAGCTTTGGAAGCTGGCTGGTTTCTCCCATGAAGCCATCTCATCTTACCGGCGGGCCCTCCTTGGACACTGGAATCTTGATGCTGATACTATGGCAAAGATACAAAAAGAATTTGCTATTTTTCTTCTTTATGGAGGCTGCGATGCAAGCCCTCCAAACCTTCGTTCTCAAATGGATGGTGCATTTATACCCAGGAACAATATGGAAGAGGCAATTCTTCTGTTAATAATTCTATTGAGGAAGTTTGCTCTCAAGAGAATTGAGTGGGATCCATCTATCGCTGATCATCTGACTTATGCGCTATGTGTCTCCGGGCAGCTAAGTTCTCTGGCCGGTCAGGTAGAAGAGTTGTTACCTGGTATCCTAGAGAGGAAAGAACAGTATTATACTCTTGCGTTGTGTTACTTAGGGGAAGATGATGACCTTACGGCTCTGAATTTGCTGAGGAAGCTACTGAGTGCTAGCGAGGATCCAGATTGTGTAAAAGCATTGTTACTTGCTTCTAAAGTTTGTGGTGAGAATAGTTTTTGTGCAGAGGAAGGGGTTTTGTTTGCACGCAGGGCGCTTGCCAATGTCCATGGTTGCTGTGATCAAATTGGAAGTGTAGCTAACTGTTTACTCGGCATTTCTCTTTCAGCGCAGGCTAGATCTTCTACCTCTGATTCAGAAAGAGTTTCGAGGCAGTCCGAGGCACTTGAGGTGCTTGAAAAAGCTGAAAAAATGATTCCTGGAAAAGATTATAGGACCATATATAATCTCAGCTTAGCAAATGCTGAACAGAGAAAGTTGGATGCAGCACTTCGCTATGCCAAGCAGCTTCTGAAACTAGAGGCTGGATCAAATGAGGCTGGATGGATTCTTTTAGCTCGAATATTATCTGCTCAGAAACGGTTTGTTGATGCGGAGACCATTATTGATGCTGCTTTGGAACAAACAGGAAAGTGGAGCCATGGAGAACTATTGCGAACTAAAGCTAAAATTCAGATTGCACAGGGAAAACTGAAGAATGCCATTGAGACATATACTCATCTTCTTGCCATAATTCAGTTGAGGACTAAAAGTTTTGGTGTTGGACTGACATCATTAAAG GGTGACAAAAATGATAGAAGTTTGGAAATCCAGACATGGCATGACCTGGCTAAGGTCTACATAAGCATGTCACAATGGAGGGATGCTGAAGTTTGCTTATCTAAACTTAAGTCTATAAGTCCTTACTCTGCTTTAGGATGGCATGCTACAG GGCAGCTGCATGAAGCACAAGGACTCCTTAAGGAAGCTCTAGGAGCATATGCTAAAGCATTGAATATAGAGCCAGCCCATGTCCCGAGCTTGGTTTCAACAGCAATTGTTCTTAGACATCTTGGTGATCAGCCATCGGTTGTCATTAGGAGCTTCCTGACTGATGCACTTCGGCTGGACCGGACTAACCATGTTGCTTGGTTCAATCTTGGTCTACTTTATAAGGCTGAAGGTGCCAGATCAGCACTTGAGGCCGCTGAGTGTTTTCAGGCTGCTGCCCTTCTTGAAGAAACTGCACCAGTTGAACCCTTCCGATGA
- the LOC108953669 gene encoding protein NPGR2 isoform X2 codes for MKRPGPLSSLLKNTMKCLCSGEQLQVDEMVRSSESLATKECSAVRYSCQNGETEQRVDTGNIEEAESSLREGLCLNYEEARALLGRLEYQRGNVEAALRVFDGIDLASVGPKIRTAITKRIERRKFHSNWDSGPMSIHAVSLLVEAVYLKARALQDLGRFKAAQSCNIVLDTLESALPDGSPGNITDNKLQEIVCKAVELLPELWKLAGFSHEAISSYRRALLGHWNLDADTMAKIQKEFAIFLLYGGCDASPPNLRSQMDGAFIPRNNMEEAILLLIILLRKFALKRIEWDPSIADHLTYALCVSGQLSSLAGQVEELLPGILERKEQYYTLALCYLGEDDDLTALNLLRKLLSASEDPDCVKALLLASKVCGENSFCAEEGVLFARRALANVHGCCDQIGSVANCLLGISLSAQARSSTSDSERVSRQSEALEVLEKAEKMIPGKDYRTIYNLSLANAEQRKLDAALRYAKQLLKLEAGSNEAGWILLARILSAQKRFVDAETIIDAALEQTGKWSHGELLRTKAKIQIAQGKLKNAIETYTHLLAIIQLRTKSFGVGLTSLKGDKNDRSLEIQTWHDLAKVYISMSQWRDAEVCLSKLKSISPYSALGWHATGQLHEAQGLLKEALGAYAKALNIEPAHVPSLVSTAIVLRHLGDQPSVVIRSFLTDALRLDRTNHVAWFNLGLLYKAEGARSALEAAECFQAAALLEETAPVEPFR; via the exons ATGAAGAGACCAGGACCCTTGTCTAGTCTTTTGAAGAACACAATGAAGTGCTTGTGTTCTGGTGAACAATTACAAGTAGATGAAATGGTTCGGTCGTCTGAGTCCCTGGCCACCAAGGAGTGCTCAGCCGTACGTTATTCATGCCAAAATGGTGAGACTGAGCAGAGGGTCGACACTGGAAACATTGAAGAAGCTGAATCATCTCTTCGTGAAGGTCTCTGCTTAAATTATGAG GAAGCAAGAGCCCTGCTTGGAAGGCTAGAATATCAAAGAGGAAATGTGGAAGCTGCACTTCGTGTTTTTGATGGAATAGATCTTGCTTCGGTAGGCCCTAAGATCAGAACTGCTATTACTAAAAGAATAGAACGCCGGAAGTTTCATTCAAACTGGGATTCAGGACCAATGTCCATACATGCAGTTAGCTTACTTGTTGAAGCAGTATATCTGAAAGCAAGAGCACTGCAAGATCTTGGAAGGTTTAAag CTGCTCAATCATGCAACATTGTTTTGGACACTTTAGAGTCTGCATTACCTGATGGCTCACCAGGGAATATTACTGATAATAAATTACAGGAGATAGTATGCAAGGCAGTTGAGTTGCTTCCGGAGCTTTGGAAGCTGGCTGGTTTCTCCCATGAAGCCATCTCATCTTACCGGCGGGCCCTCCTTGGACACTGGAATCTTGATGCTGATACTATGGCAAAGATACAAAAAGAATTTGCTATTTTTCTTCTTTATGGAGGCTGCGATGCAAGCCCTCCAAACCTTCGTTCTCAAATGGATGGTGCATTTATACCCAGGAACAATATGGAAGAGGCAATTCTTCTGTTAATAATTCTATTGAGGAAGTTTGCTCTCAAGAGAATTGAGTGGGATCCATCTATCGCTGATCATCTGACTTATGCGCTATGTGTCTCCGGGCAGCTAAGTTCTCTGGCCGGTCAGGTAGAAGAGTTGTTACCTGGTATCCTAGAGAGGAAAGAACAGTATTATACTCTTGCGTTGTGTTACTTAGGGGAAGATGATGACCTTACGGCTCTGAATTTGCTGAGGAAGCTACTGAGTGCTAGCGAGGATCCAGATTGTGTAAAAGCATTGTTACTTGCTTCTAAAGTTTGTGGTGAGAATAGTTTTTGTGCAGAGGAAGGGGTTTTGTTTGCACGCAGGGCGCTTGCCAATGTCCATGGTTGCTGTGATCAAATTGGAAGTGTAGCTAACTGTTTACTCGGCATTTCTCTTTCAGCGCAGGCTAGATCTTCTACCTCTGATTCAGAAAGAGTTTCGAGGCAGTCCGAGGCACTTGAGGTGCTTGAAAAAGCTGAAAAAATGATTCCTGGAAAAGATTATAGGACCATATATAATCTCAGCTTAGCAAATGCTGAACAGAGAAAGTTGGATGCAGCACTTCGCTATGCCAAGCAGCTTCTGAAACTAGAGGCTGGATCAAATGAGGCTGGATGGATTCTTTTAGCTCGAATATTATCTGCTCAGAAACGGTTTGTTGATGCGGAGACCATTATTGATGCTGCTTTGGAACAAACAGGAAAGTGGAGCCATGGAGAACTATTGCGAACTAAAGCTAAAATTCAGATTGCACAGGGAAAACTGAAGAATGCCATTGAGACATATACTCATCTTCTTGCCATAATTCAGTTGAGGACTAAAAGTTTTGGTGTTGGACTGACATCATTAAAG GGTGACAAAAATGATAGAAGTTTGGAAATCCAGACATGGCATGACCTGGCTAAGGTCTACATAAGCATGTCACAATGGAGGGATGCTGAAGTTTGCTTATCTAAACTTAAGTCTATAAGTCCTTACTCTGCTTTAGGATGGCATGCTACAG GGCAGCTGCATGAAGCACAAGGACTCCTTAAGGAAGCTCTAGGAGCATATGCTAAAGCATTGAATATAGAGCCAGCCCATGTCCCGAGCTTGGTTTCAACAGCAATTGTTCTTAGACATCTTGGTGATCAGCCATCGGTTGTCATTAGGAGCTTCCTGACTGATGCACTTCGGCTGGACCGGACTAACCATGTTGCTTGGTTCAATCTTGGTCTACTTTATAAGGCTGAAGGTGCCAGATCAGCACTTGAGGCCGCTGAGTGTTTTCAGGCTGCTGCCCTTCTTGAAGAAACTGCACCAGTTGAACCCTTCCGATGA
- the LOC135589079 gene encoding uncharacterized protein LOC135589079, translated as MGLKPSRFFWSLIEKPSVTISEMLQRANQYVIAEAFHQDHDHDTEDYYDLHNQIEGLIWRGHLGHYLRELREATPHPKGPVERQIDVISGGPAVGGNSSMSRKAYARSMIEKGPRSKHEPEITFGAKEVERSHHDDALVISIQVANARVKRVMVDTGSSADILYFDAFKKLGLTERDLTPMASTLKGFIGDSC; from the exons ATGGGTTTaaagccttcaaggttcttctggtcgctgatcGAGAAGCCGTCGGTAACCATCTCCGAAATGCTCCAGCGCGCCAATCAGTATGTCATCGCCGAAGC gttccaccAGGACCACGACCATGACACGGAGGACTACTACGACCTCCATAATCAAATAGAGGGACTGATCTGGAGAGGCCACCTCGGACACTATCTCAGGGAACTCCGAGAAGCAACTCCGCACCCCAAGGGACCCGTTGAAAGACAAATCGATGTCATTTCCGGGGGACCAGCAGTCGGTGGCAATAGCTCTATGTCGAGGAAGGCCTACGCCCGTAGCATGATCGAGAAAGGACCCCGGTCCAAACATGAGCCTGAAATCACCTTCGGGGCCAAAGAAGTCGAGCGCTCCCATCATGATGACGCTCTGGTGATCTCTATCCAGGTTGCCAATGCCCGAGTCAAAAGGGTGATGGTCGACACTGGGAGTTCCGCCGACATCCTTTACTTTGATGCCTTCAAGAAGCTCGGCTTGACCGAGAGAGACCT